In Croceicoccus sp. Ery15, a genomic segment contains:
- a CDS encoding UbiX family flavin prenyltransferase yields the protein MVVGITGATGSVYGLRLLELLRETGGWETHLVMSPAALLNIREELPEGKARLEALADVVHNVRNVGASIASGSFVCEGMAIAPCSMRTLGAVAHALSDNLITRAADVMLKERRRLVMITREAPLNLAHLRNMTACTEMGAVIFPPVPAFYARPSSLADVVDHSCMRVLDLFGLHAKSEKRWQGLSKEAASLVSGAGQMEGN from the coding sequence ATGGTCGTGGGGATTACCGGCGCAACCGGCTCGGTCTATGGTCTTCGCCTGCTTGAGCTGCTGCGCGAGACGGGCGGTTGGGAAACCCATCTGGTGATGTCTCCGGCGGCGCTGCTCAACATTCGCGAGGAACTGCCCGAAGGCAAGGCTCGGCTCGAAGCGCTGGCCGATGTGGTGCACAACGTCCGCAACGTCGGCGCCTCGATCGCCAGCGGTTCGTTCGTGTGCGAAGGCATGGCGATCGCGCCATGTTCGATGCGCACGCTGGGCGCGGTGGCGCACGCCCTGTCCGACAACCTCATCACCCGCGCGGCCGACGTGATGCTGAAGGAACGGCGCCGCCTGGTGATGATCACCCGCGAAGCGCCGCTCAACCTGGCGCACCTGCGCAACATGACGGCCTGCACCGAAATGGGGGCGGTGATCTTCCCCCCGGTGCCGGCCTTCTATGCGCGGCCGAGCTCGCTGGCCGACGTGGTCGATCACAGCTGCATGCGGGTACTGGATCTGTTCGGGCTTCATGCGAAGTCGGAGAAACGCTGGCAAGGCCTTAGCAAAGAGGCGGCAAGCCTTGTTTCGGGTGCTGGGCAAATGGAAGGGAATTGA